A single Gammaproteobacteria bacterium CG11_big_fil_rev_8_21_14_0_20_46_22 DNA region contains:
- a CDS encoding alanine transaminase encodes MQPFSRIQRLPPYVFSLIDELKSDLLADGRTIIDFGMGNPDQPAPAHVVEAMKAAMDDPKSHRYSVSRGITELREAICQWYKTRYGVKLDPSGEAIATMGSKEGLAHLILATMGPGDTALVPNPAYPIHPFGFVIAGADVRHVPMQDEKSFLKNLQDAIKESWPAPKMLVLNFPSNPTAYCVNLIFFEKIIDIARKHGIWVVHDLAYADIVFDGYKAPSILQVPGAKEIAVETYSLSKSYNMAGWRCGFVCGNPTLIEALGRMKSYLDYGMFTPIQKAAVTALTGPQDCVAEIRATYQHRRDLMCESLADIGWAIQKPKATMFLWAKIPEKFRDMGSLMFSKWLLEKAGVAVSPGIGFGEYGNDHVRFSLIQGGDKISYAVEAMSSVLKL; translated from the coding sequence ATGCAGCCTTTTTCTCGAATACAGCGATTGCCGCCGTATGTCTTTAGCTTGATCGATGAATTGAAGTCTGATCTTTTGGCGGATGGCCGAACGATTATCGATTTTGGTATGGGCAATCCCGATCAGCCGGCGCCGGCACATGTGGTCGAGGCGATGAAGGCGGCCATGGATGATCCTAAGTCGCACCGCTACTCGGTTTCACGCGGGATCACCGAGCTTCGCGAGGCGATTTGTCAGTGGTACAAAACCCGTTATGGTGTAAAGCTTGATCCGAGCGGCGAGGCTATTGCGACCATGGGCTCGAAAGAGGGCTTGGCACATTTGATTTTGGCGACCATGGGGCCGGGCGACACGGCCCTGGTGCCTAATCCCGCCTACCCGATTCACCCGTTTGGCTTTGTGATTGCGGGCGCCGATGTACGCCATGTGCCGATGCAAGATGAAAAAAGCTTTCTTAAAAATCTTCAAGATGCGATCAAAGAATCCTGGCCGGCGCCCAAGATGCTGGTTTTAAATTTTCCTTCTAATCCAACAGCTTATTGCGTTAACTTAATCTTTTTTGAGAAGATTATAGATATCGCGCGCAAGCACGGGATTTGGGTGGTGCATGATCTCGCGTATGCCGATATCGTGTTTGATGGCTATAAAGCGCCGTCGATTCTACAGGTGCCCGGTGCGAAAGAAATTGCGGTTGAAACCTATTCCTTGTCTAAAAGTTACAATATGGCCGGCTGGCGTTGTGGTTTTGTGTGTGGCAATCCCACCTTGATCGAGGCCTTGGGTCGTATGAAGTCGTATCTGGATTACGGCATGTTCACGCCGATTCAAAAAGCGGCCGTCACCGCGCTCACAGGCCCGCAAGATTGTGTGGCCGAGATTCGGGCCACCTACCAACACCGCCGTGATCTTATGTGTGAGAGTCTGGCGGATATTGGCTGGGCTATACAAAAACCCAAGGCTACGATGTTTTTGTGGGCGAAAATTCCGGAGAAATTCCGTGATATGGGCTCATTGATGTTTTCAAAATGGCTGCTGGAGAAGGCTGGCGTGGCGGTTTCGCCTGGTATCGGCTTTGGTGAGTACGGCAATGACCATGTACGCTTTAGTTTGATCCAGGGTGGTGATAAGATAAGCTACGCTGTTGAGGCGATGTCGTCCGTGTTAAAACTATAA
- the recJ gene encoding single-stranded-DNA-specific exonuclease RecJ, whose protein sequence is MKKKIKTREPKTFEVLSDHPVLQRVFAARGVVSQAELEYSLKHILPFSELKSIDKAVARLLQALKHRESILIVGDYDTDGATSTAIAVRALRMLGATQVDFLVPDRFRYGYGLSKAIVELAAERKPHLIITVDNGIVSFEGVDAANAHGIDVIVTDHHLAADRLPDAVAVVNPNQPGDTFKSKALAGCGVIFYVMLALRAALREMNWFEEQGLPEPNMANLLDIVALGSVADMVPLDANNRILIDQGLRRIRQGQCIAGIRALLQLGKRKLSQVYATDLGFAVAPRLNAAGRLEDMSVGVACLLTDNESEAMQLATRLDALNLERRELESTMKEQAFAALKRFEGMRGDDLPMSLSLYDESWHQGVTGIIAGRIKDKFHRPTVVFAQGEPGQLKASARSIAGVHIRDALEAVHKAHPDLLVKFGGHAMAAGLTIDENDFKAFKQAFETAVSAVVTQDALECVIESDGELAARELNLELAKLIQEAGPWGQAFAEPLFHDEFVVLEQRIVGANHLKLLLRKDDKTLDAIAFGVNLDHWPNHRCERILAAYRLNVNEFRGRQTVQLMVEYLEPA, encoded by the coding sequence ATGAAAAAAAAGATAAAAACACGTGAACCAAAAACCTTCGAAGTTCTGTCTGACCACCCTGTTTTGCAGCGTGTCTTCGCCGCGCGAGGGGTGGTCTCTCAAGCCGAGCTTGAGTACAGCCTAAAGCACATCTTGCCATTTTCTGAGTTGAAATCGATCGATAAAGCCGTGGCCCGTTTGCTCCAGGCGCTTAAGCATCGTGAGTCCATTCTCATTGTGGGTGATTATGACACGGACGGTGCGACCAGCACGGCGATTGCGGTTCGTGCTTTGCGTATGCTCGGCGCGACCCAGGTCGATTTTTTGGTGCCGGATCGTTTTCGTTATGGTTATGGTTTGTCCAAGGCGATCGTTGAGCTCGCGGCTGAGCGTAAGCCCCATCTCATCATTACGGTCGATAACGGTATCGTCAGCTTTGAGGGTGTGGATGCGGCCAATGCGCATGGCATCGATGTGATTGTGACCGATCATCATCTGGCGGCCGATCGCCTACCCGATGCGGTCGCGGTGGTGAACCCCAACCAACCGGGCGATACCTTTAAAAGTAAAGCCTTGGCCGGTTGTGGCGTTATTTTTTACGTGATGCTCGCTTTGCGCGCCGCTTTGCGTGAGATGAATTGGTTTGAAGAACAGGGGCTGCCCGAGCCCAATATGGCAAACCTTCTGGATATTGTCGCTTTGGGCAGTGTGGCGGATATGGTGCCACTGGATGCGAACAACCGTATTTTGATTGACCAGGGTTTAAGGCGTATTCGCCAGGGCCAATGCATTGCGGGCATTCGTGCCTTATTACAACTCGGCAAGCGTAAATTAAGCCAAGTGTATGCGACAGATTTGGGTTTTGCGGTCGCGCCAAGGCTTAATGCCGCCGGCCGACTTGAAGACATGTCGGTGGGCGTGGCCTGTTTGCTTACCGATAATGAAAGCGAAGCCATGCAATTAGCCACCCGTTTGGATGCGCTCAACCTTGAGCGGCGCGAGCTTGAAAGCACGATGAAAGAACAAGCCTTTGCGGCACTCAAACGGTTTGAGGGTATGCGGGGCGATGATTTGCCTATGAGCTTATCCTTATACGATGAAAGCTGGCACCAGGGCGTGACGGGTATTATTGCAGGGCGCATCAAGGATAAATTTCACCGGCCGACGGTGGTGTTTGCACAAGGTGAGCCCGGTCAGCTGAAAGCATCGGCGCGCTCCATTGCCGGTGTGCACATTCGTGATGCCTTAGAAGCGGTGCACAAAGCGCACCCTGATTTGTTGGTGAAGTTTGGTGGGCATGCGATGGCGGCAGGGCTCACGATTGATGAGAACGATTTCAAGGCCTTTAAACAAGCGTTTGAAACGGCGGTCAGTGCGGTGGTGACACAAGACGCTTTGGAATGCGTGATCGAAAGTGATGGCGAGCTTGCTGCACGTGAGCTTAATCTTGAGTTAGCTAAGCTCATTCAAGAGGCAGGCCCCTGGGGGCAAGCGTTTGCCGAGCCTTTGTTTCACGATGAGTTTGTGGTGCTAGAGCAGCGCATCGTAGGCGCCAATCATTTGAAGCTTTTACTTCGAAAAGACGATAAGACCCTCGATGCGATTGCTTTCGGTGTGAACCTTGATCACTGGCCCAACCATCGCTGCGAGCGTATTTTGGCGGCCTACAGGCTCAACGTAAATGAATTTCGTGGCCGCCAAACGGTGCAGCTGATGGTGGAGTATCTAGAGCCTGCTTAA
- a CDS encoding carbonate dehydratase, which yields MKKSFKKIQAGYARFRQKYVEGDNDTMLRLAHRGQNPDIMVVACSDSRVDPALILQADPGDLFIVRNVANIIPPYEKDDRHHGTSAALEFGICYLNVKHLVILGHAQCGGMNARLHEESLHQDDFISNWVSVIDNDETERNTDRFAQKALFNSYQNCLSFPWIKSRIDEGKLKVHLWFFDIETGTVLAYDEKQHAFTSLDSL from the coding sequence ATGAAAAAATCATTCAAAAAAATCCAAGCCGGTTACGCCCGCTTTCGCCAGAAATACGTCGAAGGCGATAACGACACGATGCTGCGCCTGGCCCACCGCGGCCAAAATCCGGACATCATGGTCGTGGCCTGCAGCGATTCTCGCGTGGATCCCGCACTCATTTTACAAGCCGATCCGGGTGATCTATTCATCGTGCGTAACGTGGCCAATATCATACCGCCGTATGAAAAAGACGATCGCCACCACGGCACCAGCGCTGCGCTCGAGTTTGGCATTTGCTATTTAAACGTGAAGCATTTGGTCATCTTAGGTCACGCCCAATGTGGCGGCATGAATGCACGACTCCATGAAGAGAGTCTGCACCAAGACGATTTCATCTCCAACTGGGTCTCGGTCATCGATAACGATGAAACTGAAAGAAACACCGATCGCTTCGCCCAAAAAGCCCTATTTAATTCTTATCAAAACTGTCTAAGCTTCCCCTGGATCAAGTCTCGCATTGACGAAGGCAAGCTTAAAGTTCACCTGTGGTTCTTTGACATCGAAACCGGCACGGTGCTGGCTTACGATGAAAAACAGCACGCCTTCACCTCACTAGATAGCCTGTAG
- the aceE gene encoding pyruvate dehydrogenase (acetyl-transferring), homodimeric type: MAKEHNDINPQETQEWIDALDALIQVNGKERAEYIINSLMQAARERGANLPMLLDQQLPYVNTISEDEQPSYPGNREIEKRIGQIMRWNAVCMVLKATHIAKELGGHLATFASSSVLYSVAENHFMKADDLIFYQGHASPGMYSRAFIEGTLSEEQLSHFRQEVGVDGLSSYPHPWLMPEFWQFATVSMGLGPIQAIYQARFLKYLQHREMIEDTGRRVWCYCGDGEMDEPESLGAIHIAAKEKLDNLCFVINCNLQRLDGPVRGNASIVRELESVFTGAGWNVIKVLWSSDWDQLLAKDKSGLLMKRLAEVVDGEYQTYSVKDGAYIREHFFGKYPELLALVEDMSDAELASLRRGGHDVFKVYAAYDRMQKLNNGRPTVILTHTVKGFGLGVSAGEGRNVAHNTKVMTLEELQAFRDKHEIPVKFNSLDDIPFYLPPKDSDEIRYVQERRHALGGPLFHRRQASKPLNVPPLSAFAKQLEDSGDREISSTMAFVRVLNTIFRDKELGPRVVTIVPDESRTFGMEGLFRQYGIYSVVGQLYEPEDKEQVMYYKESQTGQIFEEGLNEAGAMCSWIAAGTSYSTNDVPMIPFYIYYSMFGFQRTGDLAWAAGDMRARGFLIGGTAGRTTLAGEGLQHQDGHNIIFAATIPNCISYDPTYSYEMAVIVREGLRRMCEEQESVFYYITAMNENYHHPAMPESSEEGILKGLYLLNENKTRSKLKVQLLSSGAILNEAIKAAAMIEKDFSVKANVWSATSFNELARDGRDVARWNHLNPDKKPRLSYAEQCLKGHEGPVIAATDYIKAYADQIREFVPAYYVVLGTDGFGRSDTRQKLRQHFEVNANYIAYHAIKALVDEGKLDVKDALKARKLYSIDPDKLNPLYA, encoded by the coding sequence ATGGCAAAAGAACATAACGATATTAACCCTCAAGAAACGCAAGAATGGATTGACGCGCTGGACGCGTTGATCCAAGTCAACGGCAAAGAGCGCGCTGAATATATCATCAACAGCCTCATGCAAGCGGCTCGTGAGCGCGGCGCTAATCTGCCTATGTTGCTCGATCAGCAGTTGCCTTATGTGAATACCATTTCAGAAGACGAGCAGCCAAGCTACCCCGGTAATCGTGAGATTGAAAAACGCATCGGTCAGATCATGCGCTGGAATGCGGTGTGCATGGTCTTAAAAGCCACGCACATTGCCAAAGAGCTCGGCGGCCACTTAGCCACTTTTGCCTCTTCGTCTGTGCTCTACAGTGTGGCTGAAAACCATTTCATGAAAGCCGATGACCTTATTTTTTATCAAGGGCATGCTTCACCCGGTATGTACTCTCGTGCATTTATCGAAGGCACCTTGAGCGAAGAACAACTCTCACATTTTCGTCAAGAAGTGGGTGTTGATGGTTTATCATCATATCCGCACCCTTGGTTGATGCCGGAATTTTGGCAGTTTGCCACGGTGTCTATGGGCTTAGGCCCGATTCAGGCGATTTACCAAGCGCGCTTTCTAAAGTATTTGCAGCACCGCGAGATGATAGAAGACACGGGTCGACGCGTGTGGTGTTACTGTGGTGATGGCGAGATGGATGAGCCAGAATCGCTGGGTGCGATTCATATTGCCGCTAAAGAAAAGCTCGATAATTTATGCTTTGTGATTAACTGTAATTTGCAGCGTCTCGATGGTCCGGTACGCGGTAACGCGAGCATTGTGCGTGAACTGGAGTCGGTGTTCACCGGTGCGGGTTGGAATGTGATTAAGGTGCTTTGGAGCAGTGATTGGGATCAATTGCTCGCCAAAGATAAGAGCGGCTTATTAATGAAACGTTTGGCCGAAGTGGTCGACGGTGAATATCAAACCTATAGCGTGAAAGACGGGGCGTATATTCGCGAGCATTTTTTCGGTAAATACCCTGAGTTGCTGGCCTTGGTGGAAGACATGAGTGATGCAGAGCTCGCGTCATTGCGCCGCGGTGGTCACGATGTGTTTAAAGTTTATGCGGCGTATGATCGTATGCAAAAATTGAATAATGGCCGACCCACCGTGATTTTAACCCACACGGTTAAAGGCTTTGGTTTGGGTGTGTCAGCCGGCGAAGGTCGCAATGTCGCACACAACACTAAAGTGATGACGCTAGAAGAATTGCAGGCGTTTCGCGACAAGCACGAAATCCCGGTTAAATTTAACAGCTTGGATGATATTCCGTTTTACTTGCCGCCTAAAGACAGTGATGAAATTCGTTACGTACAAGAGCGTCGCCACGCACTGGGAGGGCCCTTGTTTCATCGTCGGCAAGCCTCAAAGCCATTGAATGTGCCGCCGTTATCAGCGTTTGCAAAGCAGCTAGAAGACTCAGGCGATCGTGAGATCTCATCGACGATGGCGTTTGTGCGTGTCTTAAACACCATTTTCCGTGATAAAGAACTGGGCCCGCGAGTGGTGACAATAGTGCCTGACGAAAGTCGTACGTTTGGTATGGAAGGTTTGTTCCGACAATACGGTATTTACTCGGTTGTGGGGCAGTTGTATGAGCCGGAAGACAAAGAACAAGTGATGTATTACAAAGAATCGCAAACCGGTCAGATCTTCGAAGAAGGTTTAAATGAAGCCGGTGCGATGTGTTCTTGGATTGCTGCGGGTACTTCTTATAGCACCAATGATGTGCCGATGATTCCGTTTTACATTTATTATTCCATGTTTGGTTTTCAGCGCACAGGCGATTTGGCTTGGGCAGCCGGTGATATGCGTGCACGTGGGTTTTTGATTGGTGGTACTGCCGGTCGCACAACACTTGCGGGTGAAGGTCTTCAGCACCAAGATGGCCATAATATTATTTTTGCGGCCACCATTCCAAACTGCATCAGTTACGATCCCACTTACAGCTATGAAATGGCGGTGATCGTTCGTGAAGGTTTGCGCCGTATGTGCGAAGAACAAGAATCGGTGTTTTATTACATCACTGCGATGAATGAAAACTACCATCACCCCGCCATGCCAGAAAGCAGTGAAGAAGGTATTCTCAAAGGCTTGTATCTGCTGAATGAAAATAAAACGCGCTCGAAGCTTAAAGTGCAGCTCTTAAGCAGCGGGGCGATTTTAAATGAAGCGATTAAAGCGGCCGCGATGATTGAAAAAGATTTTTCTGTGAAAGCCAACGTGTGGAGTGCGACGAGTTTTAATGAGCTTGCGCGTGACGGGCGTGATGTGGCGCGCTGGAATCATTTAAACCCCGATAAAAAACCTCGCTTGAGTTATGCTGAGCAATGTTTAAAAGGGCACGAGGGTCCTGTGATTGCTGCGACAGATTATATCAAAGCCTATGCGGATCAAATTCGCGAGTTTGTGCCAGCGTATTATGTGGTATTGGGCACGGATGGTTTTGGTCGCAGCGACACACGCCAAAAATTGCGTCAGCATTTTGAAGTGAATGCCAATTACATTGCCTATCATGCGATTAAAGCTTTAGTCGATGAAGGCAAGCTCGATGTGAAAGATGCGCTCAAAGCGCGCAAGCTCTATAGCATCGATCCCGATAAATTAAATCCACTGTATGCGTAA
- the aceF gene encoding dihydrolipoyllysine-residue acetyltransferase, which produces MSQVFEVKVPDIGGSENVEVIEVLVKSGDAVKAEDSLLTLESDKATMDVPAPKAGVIKDIKIKVGDKVSEGSLIMTMDAEGEVDEAKKSEDKPAEKKAAPEKASTQSETASDITLPDLGTDDAVEVIEVHVKAGDSVKAEAALLTLESDKATMDVPAPRDGEIQAISIKVGDKVKTGQVIGQMSGAPADQTGKPKEDKAQAVPAAQEKPAEKAEAPASASLNQGNVYAGPGVRRLANELGVNLASVSGTGPKGRILREDLTGFAKQRMTSGGGAGLSLAEAPVVDFAKFGEVETQALSRIKKLSGKFLHRNWVTIPHVTQFDEADITDLEAFRQANKAVAEKQGAKLTPLVFIMKAVVAALKAYPQFNASLDASGENLVLKKYFHIGVAVDTPNGLVVPVIRDVDQKGFVELAKELAEFSKKARDGKLTPADMQGGCFSISSLGGIGGTAFTPIVNAPEVAILGVSKSDIKPKFIDGEFKPRLMLPLSLSYDHRVIDGADAARFVVYLAQALEDMRRVLL; this is translated from the coding sequence ATGAGTCAAGTGTTTGAAGTAAAAGTGCCAGATATCGGCGGTTCTGAAAACGTTGAGGTGATTGAGGTTTTGGTTAAATCCGGCGATGCGGTGAAAGCCGAAGATTCGCTGCTAACGTTAGAAAGCGATAAAGCCACGATGGATGTGCCCGCACCCAAAGCCGGTGTGATTAAAGACATCAAGATCAAAGTGGGTGACAAGGTTTCGGAAGGCAGCTTGATTATGACGATGGATGCTGAAGGCGAGGTAGATGAAGCTAAAAAATCTGAAGATAAGCCGGCTGAGAAAAAAGCCGCGCCTGAAAAAGCCAGCACTCAAAGCGAAACGGCATCAGATATTACCTTGCCTGATTTGGGCACGGATGATGCGGTTGAAGTGATTGAAGTGCATGTCAAAGCCGGCGACAGCGTGAAAGCCGAAGCGGCGTTGCTGACATTGGAAAGCGATAAAGCCACGATGGACGTACCGGCACCGCGCGATGGCGAGATTCAAGCCATCAGTATAAAAGTGGGCGATAAAGTGAAAACGGGCCAAGTGATCGGCCAGATGAGCGGTGCCCCGGCCGACCAGACTGGGAAACCTAAAGAAGATAAAGCGCAAGCGGTACCGGCGGCTCAAGAAAAGCCGGCGGAAAAAGCCGAAGCACCCGCGTCGGCTTCATTGAATCAAGGTAATGTGTACGCAGGCCCTGGCGTGCGTCGATTGGCCAACGAGCTCGGTGTGAACTTGGCGAGTGTTTCGGGCACCGGTCCCAAAGGCCGTATTTTACGCGAGGATTTAACAGGCTTTGCTAAACAACGAATGACCTCAGGTGGTGGCGCTGGCTTGAGCTTGGCCGAAGCCCCGGTGGTGGATTTTGCAAAATTCGGTGAGGTGGAAACCCAAGCACTATCGCGCATTAAAAAGCTATCCGGCAAATTCTTGCACCGCAACTGGGTCACCATCCCGCATGTGACACAGTTTGACGAAGCGGATATCACCGATTTAGAAGCGTTTCGTCAGGCGAATAAAGCCGTGGCCGAAAAGCAAGGTGCAAAACTCACGCCGCTAGTGTTTATTATGAAAGCCGTGGTGGCCGCGTTGAAAGCGTATCCGCAATTTAATGCCTCACTCGATGCTAGCGGTGAAAACTTGGTATTGAAAAAGTACTTCCACATCGGTGTGGCGGTCGATACGCCTAATGGTTTGGTCGTGCCCGTGATTCGTGATGTGGATCAAAAAGGCTTTGTTGAGTTGGCTAAAGAGCTGGCGGAGTTTTCGAAAAAGGCGCGCGATGGCAAGTTAACGCCGGCTGATATGCAGGGCGGCTGTTTTTCGATTTCAAGCTTGGGTGGCATTGGTGGCACGGCTTTTACACCGATTGTGAATGCGCCAGAAGTCGCGATTTTGGGTGTGTCGAAATCTGACATTAAACCTAAATTTATCGACGGCGAGTTTAAACCACGATTGATGTTGCCGCTGAGTTTATCGTATGATCACCGCGTGATTGACGGTGCGGATGCCGCACGCTTTGTGGTATATTTGGCGCAAGCCTTGGAAGATATGCGTAGAGTTTTATTATAA
- the lpdA gene encoding dihydrolipoyl dehydrogenase, whose protein sequence is MTHENHPYNRRKTVKTVKTEVVVLGSGPGGYSAAFRAADLGKKVALIEFHDTLGGVCLNVGCIPSKTLLHAAKVLDEANHMAEHGISFGKPKIEPKKLVAYKESVIGKLTGGLAAMAKMRKVEWVKGYGKFTGPNTIVAEDHEGNKTEVTFEQCIIAAGSRPVKLPFIPEDSRIFDSTGALELNDIKGSLLVIGGGIIGLEMATVYSTLGAEVSIVEFMPQIAGSADADMVKPLHKVMSQKCKDIMLETKVTKVEAKKDGIYVTFEGKNAPDKAQKFDQVLVAVGRIPNGKEIAADKAGVNVDERGFIAVDKQLRTNVNHIFAIGDIVGQPMLAHKAVHEAHVAAEVIAGEKHFFDPRCIPSVAYTDPELAWVGVTEREAKEKGIEYGVGVFPWIASGRSLSQGREEGLTKVLFDKNNRIIGAAMVGPNAGELVAEAALAIEMGCDAEDIALTIHPHPTLSESVGLATEMFTGSITDLIPKKKKK, encoded by the coding sequence ATGACACACGAGAATCATCCCTATAACAGGAGAAAAACAGTGAAGACAGTCAAAACAGAAGTGGTGGTATTAGGCAGTGGCCCTGGCGGTTACTCGGCAGCGTTTCGCGCAGCTGACTTAGGCAAAAAAGTGGCGTTGATCGAGTTTCATGACACCCTGGGTGGTGTGTGTTTAAATGTGGGTTGTATCCCATCAAAAACCTTATTGCATGCAGCGAAAGTGTTGGATGAAGCCAACCATATGGCTGAGCATGGCATCAGCTTTGGCAAGCCTAAAATTGAGCCTAAGAAATTAGTCGCCTACAAAGAGTCCGTCATTGGCAAGCTCACGGGTGGTTTGGCTGCCATGGCGAAAATGCGCAAAGTGGAGTGGGTGAAAGGTTACGGTAAATTCACAGGCCCCAATACGATCGTTGCAGAAGATCACGAAGGCAACAAAACGGAAGTGACGTTTGAGCAGTGTATTATTGCCGCAGGTTCTCGCCCGGTAAAACTGCCGTTTATCCCTGAAGACAGCCGTATTTTTGATTCCACGGGCGCTTTAGAGCTCAACGACATCAAAGGCAGCTTGTTGGTGATTGGTGGTGGTATTATCGGTTTGGAAATGGCGACCGTGTATTCGACTTTGGGTGCCGAAGTGTCGATCGTTGAGTTTATGCCACAAATTGCAGGCAGTGCCGATGCGGATATGGTTAAGCCTTTGCATAAAGTCATGAGCCAGAAGTGCAAAGACATTATGCTTGAAACGAAAGTCACGAAAGTGGAAGCGAAAAAAGACGGGATTTATGTGACCTTCGAAGGCAAAAATGCACCGGATAAAGCCCAGAAATTTGATCAAGTCTTGGTGGCGGTGGGTCGTATTCCTAACGGTAAAGAAATTGCCGCCGATAAAGCCGGTGTGAATGTGGACGAGCGTGGTTTTATCGCGGTCGATAAGCAACTGCGCACGAATGTGAATCATATCTTTGCTATCGGTGACATCGTGGGTCAGCCGATGCTGGCGCATAAAGCCGTGCACGAAGCGCATGTGGCGGCCGAAGTGATTGCCGGTGAGAAGCATTTCTTTGATCCGCGTTGCATTCCATCCGTGGCCTACACAGACCCAGAGCTTGCGTGGGTGGGTGTGACTGAGCGCGAAGCCAAAGAAAAAGGCATTGAATACGGTGTGGGCGTGTTTCCTTGGATCGCCAGCGGTCGCTCGCTTAGTCAAGGTCGCGAAGAGGGGTTGACCAAGGTCTTGTTCGATAAAAACAATCGCATCATCGGTGCGGCCATGGTTGGCCCGAATGCCGGTGAGTTGGTGGCAGAGGCTGCGCTCGCGATTGAAATGGGTTGTGATGCTGAAGACATTGCGCTGACCATTCATCCACACCCAACATTGTCAGAGTCGGTGGGCTTGGCCACGGAAATGTTCACAGGTTCGATCACGGATTTAATTCCGAAGAAGAAAAAGAAATAA